CTCCTAGGCAAAGGGCAATCAACGCTGGACTCCAAATAATATTATTCAGCCAATTGACAAAAGTTTCCACAAACTCATTGAACCTATTAATAAAAGTTTCCATAAATGGCCCCCTTTTTTTGTATACAGTAAGATTATAAAACACATTTAATGTTCTGTGAATATGCAATTTTCTTTCTCATAAACCATTTTTTTCCGTAAGCAAACTAAAACTTTTTCAAACTCTTCTTCGTGTTATAAATAGAACTTGCCGGCAAGGAATCCAGAACAAAGGAGAAACATGACATGATTAAGATTGAGAGTCTGCATAAAACATACAAAAAGCATGTCGCTCTGCAAGAGATTAACCTTCGCATTGACAAAGGGATTTTCGGCTTGCTAGGTCCCAATGGGGCCGGAAAAACAACGCTGATGCGCATTTTGGCCACGCTGCTCAAACCGACAAAAGGTGAGGTCAGCGTACACGGTATATCCTTAACTAAACAACCGGATGAGATCCGCAAAATGATCGGTTATCTTCCCCAGCATTTTCAAATCTACCCTCAATTAACAGCGTATGACTTTCTTGATTATGTGGGGGTGATGAAAGGGATTAAGGATCAAAGGGAACGGGAGACCCGTATCAAACATCTTCTGGCTGAGGTGAATTTGCAAGATATGGCCCATCAAAAAATCAAAACATTTTCCGGAGGCATGAAGCAA
The DNA window shown above is from Caldalkalibacillus uzonensis and carries:
- a CDS encoding ATP-binding cassette domain-containing protein, coding for MIKIESLHKTYKKHVALQEINLRIDKGIFGLLGPNGAGKTTLMRILATLLKPTKGEVSVHGISLTKQPDEIRKMIGYLPQHFQIYPQLTAYDFLDYVGVMKGIKDQRERETRIKHLLAEVNLQDMAHQKIKTFSGGMKQRLGIVQALLGEPAVVIVDEPTAGLDPEERVRFPI